The proteins below are encoded in one region of Pontibacter deserti:
- a CDS encoding tetratricopeptide repeat protein codes for MAQPHPFFLLLVILCLHQPSYAISGLNTSLTKAYSESLKLKLETSRSILQKELKKTEKNAVTHLISNYNDFLKICAEQNQSTIEKLVDAQEARLETLDDLKEESAWIDYTKAEVRAQLAMSELLFGNRVAAAWHFRKAYLQFQDNAKKYPDFIPNRKTLGVMQVLLGSVPDQYKWFLNIIGMGGNTAVGLKNLRIAAQEPNLFQNEAKLLYALLLQLLDEDNAKSTLKQSIALVKEQPDNLLFNFVATLLHKKAKMADAALQIYLQRPVGNYYTSFPYMHHLAADLYLFRGNYDASVRENLHFLKQHKGIHYLKAANYKLYLAYWLSNHKPQAKWHYQQIRQVGTAVTEEDNYAEKFVTRNEQPNRYLMLARLHSDGGYFEQAQKEVSKLDITEETPLPVRAEYYYRKARIYHGQQQLEQAKKFYNATISTCTEEPLYFSAHAALQSGYIYQQQKNYDLARSYYQQAIKYSNHAYKNSIQAKAKLALTTLP; via the coding sequence ATGGCTCAACCCCATCCTTTTTTTTTGTTGCTGGTTATACTTTGCCTGCACCAGCCCTCCTATGCCATTTCTGGTCTTAATACCTCGTTAACAAAAGCTTACTCCGAATCTCTCAAGTTAAAGCTCGAAACCAGCAGATCTATACTTCAGAAAGAACTGAAAAAGACCGAAAAGAATGCTGTAACGCACCTTATATCTAACTACAATGATTTTCTAAAGATTTGTGCAGAGCAAAACCAGTCAACTATAGAGAAACTTGTTGATGCGCAGGAAGCCCGGTTAGAGACGCTTGATGATCTCAAGGAAGAATCTGCTTGGATAGATTATACTAAAGCCGAAGTAAGAGCACAACTGGCCATGAGTGAGTTGCTTTTTGGCAACCGTGTAGCAGCAGCCTGGCATTTCAGGAAAGCATACCTACAGTTCCAGGATAATGCAAAAAAGTATCCGGACTTTATACCTAACCGCAAAACATTAGGTGTAATGCAGGTACTGCTTGGTTCGGTTCCTGATCAGTATAAGTGGTTCCTGAATATTATAGGCATGGGTGGTAATACAGCTGTAGGTCTTAAAAACTTACGCATAGCTGCTCAGGAACCAAACCTTTTCCAGAACGAAGCTAAGCTACTTTATGCGCTACTCCTGCAACTACTAGATGAAGACAATGCAAAGTCAACACTCAAGCAAAGTATAGCATTGGTTAAAGAACAACCGGATAACTTGTTGTTCAATTTTGTAGCAACCTTGCTGCATAAAAAAGCTAAAATGGCTGACGCAGCCTTGCAAATTTACCTGCAACGCCCAGTTGGCAATTACTATACTTCGTTTCCATACATGCACCACCTTGCAGCCGATCTATACCTGTTCCGCGGTAATTATGATGCTTCTGTAAGAGAAAACCTGCACTTCCTGAAGCAGCACAAAGGCATCCATTATTTAAAGGCTGCCAACTATAAACTATACCTGGCTTACTGGCTAAGTAACCACAAACCACAAGCAAAATGGCATTACCAGCAAATAAGGCAAGTAGGTACAGCTGTAACAGAAGAAGATAATTACGCAGAAAAGTTTGTTACCCGAAACGAGCAGCCTAACCGCTACCTGATGCTGGCACGCCTGCACTCGGATGGCGGTTATTTTGAGCAGGCGCAGAAAGAAGTTTCAAAATTAGATATAACTGAGGAGACACCGCTACCTGTACGTGCCGAATACTACTACCGAAAGGCCCGCATCTACCACGGGCAACAGCAGCTGGAACAGGCTAAAAAATTCTATAATGCAACTATAAGTACCTGTACTGAAGAACCTTTATACTTTTCAGCTCATGCAGCACTTCAGAGTGGTTACATCTATCAGCAACAAAAGAATTACGATTTAGCCAGAAGCTATTACCAGCAAGCCATTAAGTATAGCAACCATGCCTATAAGAACAGTATACAGGCTAAAGCCAAATTAGCACTTACTACACTTCCCTAG
- a CDS encoding Nif3-like dinuclear metal center hexameric protein translates to MPKIKDIVRVLEQYAPLPYQESYDNAGLQTGNPVDDVTGVLLCLDCTEAVLDEAIEKGCNMVVAHHPVIFKGIKTLTGKNYVERTIIKAIQQNIAIYASHTNLDSVHNGVNAKIAEKLELQNIKVLSKKPHTLMQLVFFVPVDDTEKVLKAVHEAGAGQIGEYSNCSFQVQGTGRFTPSENADPTIGEPGKPEQVQENRVEMVFPAYLQHKVMDALLKAHPYEEVAHYLTILENPNQEVGIGMVGELENPLTEEQFLAYLKEKMKLQGLRYTSIGNKQIKKVALCGGAGSFLIKDAIRSGADAFVTGDVKYHEFFDAEGRLMIADIGHYESEVFTKEIFYDTISKNFPNFAVYLSEINTNPIRYTY, encoded by the coding sequence ATGCCAAAGATTAAAGATATAGTTCGTGTACTGGAACAATATGCTCCACTCCCTTACCAGGAAAGCTACGATAATGCCGGCTTACAAACGGGAAATCCTGTTGATGATGTTACCGGTGTGCTGCTCTGTCTGGACTGCACAGAAGCTGTACTGGATGAAGCAATAGAAAAAGGCTGTAACATGGTGGTAGCCCATCACCCGGTTATTTTTAAAGGTATAAAAACACTGACAGGAAAAAATTATGTGGAGCGTACTATTATAAAAGCCATACAGCAGAACATAGCTATTTATGCATCGCACACTAACCTGGATAGCGTGCACAATGGCGTTAATGCTAAAATTGCAGAGAAACTGGAACTGCAAAACATTAAAGTCCTTTCCAAGAAACCCCACACGTTAATGCAACTGGTTTTCTTTGTGCCCGTTGATGACACCGAAAAAGTGTTGAAAGCTGTGCACGAAGCAGGGGCCGGACAAATTGGTGAATACAGCAACTGTAGTTTCCAGGTGCAGGGTACCGGCCGCTTTACGCCTTCAGAGAATGCTGATCCAACTATAGGTGAACCCGGCAAACCAGAGCAGGTACAGGAAAACAGAGTTGAGATGGTTTTTCCAGCGTACCTGCAGCATAAAGTAATGGACGCACTGTTAAAAGCGCATCCTTATGAAGAAGTGGCGCACTATCTAACTATACTTGAAAACCCGAACCAGGAAGTTGGAATAGGTATGGTAGGTGAATTGGAAAACCCATTAACGGAAGAGCAGTTCTTGGCTTACCTGAAAGAAAAAATGAAGCTGCAGGGCCTGCGCTATACTTCTATTGGAAATAAACAAATAAAAAAAGTAGCCCTCTGTGGTGGAGCCGGAAGCTTTTTAATTAAAGATGCCATACGTTCCGGGGCTGATGCTTTTGTGACCGGAGATGTAAAATACCATGAGTTTTTTGATGCGGAAGGCAGGTTAATGATTGCCGATATCGGGCATTATGAAAGCGAAGTATTTACAAAGGAAATTTTTTATGATACTATATCGAAAAACTTTCCTAATTTTGCAGTCTATTTATCCGAAATAAACACAAACCCTATCAGATACACCTATTAA
- a CDS encoding zinc ribbon domain-containing protein, which produces MESTVASKLEALLKLQSIDSQLDEIRRVRGDLPEEVQDLEDEIEGYEVRVRKFDDEVAGLNDSIAQRKQAIKDSESLIRKYEDQQQNVRNNREYDAITKEIELQKLEIQVSEKKIREAHYQIEQKIAEIEGTKNRLEERRKDLDNKKHELDQIVSESEEEENKLEQERDTASHDIEERLLTAYNRIRKNVRNGLAVVQVKRDACGGCFNTVPPQRQADIAAQKKVIVCEHCGRILAGVEQRVF; this is translated from the coding sequence ATGGAAAGTACGGTAGCCAGCAAATTGGAAGCATTACTAAAGCTTCAGAGCATCGATTCGCAGCTTGATGAAATTAGACGCGTAAGGGGCGACCTGCCCGAAGAGGTTCAAGACCTTGAAGATGAAATTGAAGGCTACGAGGTGCGTGTTCGCAAGTTTGATGATGAAGTTGCAGGTTTGAACGATTCAATCGCTCAGCGCAAACAAGCCATTAAAGACTCAGAATCACTTATCCGTAAGTATGAAGACCAGCAGCAGAATGTACGCAACAACCGTGAGTACGATGCTATCACCAAAGAGATAGAACTGCAGAAGCTGGAAATTCAGGTTTCTGAAAAGAAGATCAGAGAAGCACATTACCAGATCGAGCAGAAAATTGCTGAGATCGAAGGTACTAAGAACCGCCTGGAAGAGCGTCGTAAAGACCTTGACAACAAGAAGCACGAATTAGATCAGATCGTTTCTGAAAGCGAAGAAGAAGAAAACAAGTTAGAGCAGGAAAGAGATACAGCTTCTCATGACATTGAAGAGCGTCTGCTTACTGCCTACAACCGTATTCGTAAAAACGTGCGTAACGGTCTTGCTGTAGTTCAGGTAAAGCGTGATGCTTGCGGTGGTTGCTTTAACACTGTTCCGCCTCAGCGCCAGGCTGACATTGCAGCTCAGAAAAAAGTAATCGTATGCGAGCACTGCGGCCGTATTCTGGCTGGTGTGGAGCAGCGTGTATTCTAA